The genomic interval TATCCAGTCCTAACAACTTGAGTAGAGTCTGCCAATCCTCTGGTGAAGCCGCGTGGTTCTGAACCAGGTGAGTGAGGGCATCAGACCAGATCTCATTTTGGACAAGGAACGGGTACTGATCTGGAGCAGGGGTTGCCAGCCACTTCTGCTCCAGATCGGGGGAAAACACAGTGCGCCTGATCCAACCACTGACAACTGGATTTCGGGCGGGCTTTTCCCTATCACAAATGACTGAAAAATACCAATTGTAAGGCTTGCCCACCTCAAACGATTTACCCTCAAGCCAGGCAGGGTTATTTGCTGTCAGGGTAAACTGGGCGATCCCTGGTTTAGCAGACTCCAGATCGAAATGAATCGGTTGCTTGAGGACGGGATGCCTGCCCTGATCCAGCAGCATAAACTTTGCCTCATGGCTGGTGTAAGGGATGTAAACCCAAAACGTAGGAGCAGGGGCGATCGTATCGACGGGTTTGCCCCGATTTACAGGCAGCAGAGCCGTCAAATTTCCCTTGTCTAACCCTGCACAAGGACCCCGCGAAGCATTGCCCCGCCCTAGATCATCCTTGGAGCAAAAAATCCAGAGAATGCACTTAGGTTTAGGTTCTGACGCTGCCTGCACGGGTAGGGGCGATAGCATTACCCAAACAAGGAGCAGCGCCAGTGTAACCGTCAGCAGTCGATGCCAGAAAGAAACCCTGATTTGAGTCATCTAAATTTATCCCTTCCCTTCAAATCTTCCCACCTCACCATTAGTCGTGGCTGGCTACTGCGTTACCGATAACGCCTGGATGTCATGTAAATGGTGCTAACACTAGTTAACAGTAACGCAATCATAGGCGGCACTAAGGGTATCCAACCGCTCTGAAACACAAAAATTAGTCCACAAGTTCCTACCAGAACGCCCAGCACAATGCCGCCCGCCCAGAACCACTCGCCCGATCGTTGAAACCGCCAGACAATTAAACCTCCTACCAGTGCCCATCCCCCAATCC from Kovacikia minuta CCNUW1 carries:
- a CDS encoding DUF928 domain-containing protein; the encoded protein is MTQIRVSFWHRLLTVTLALLLVWVMLSPLPVQAASEPKPKCILWIFCSKDDLGRGNASRGPCAGLDKGNLTALLPVNRGKPVDTIAPAPTFWVYIPYTSHEAKFMLLDQGRHPVLKQPIHFDLESAKPGIAQFTLTANNPAWLEGKSFEVGKPYNWYFSVICDREKPARNPVVSGWIRRTVFSPDLEQKWLATPAPDQYPFLVQNEIWSDALTHLVQNHAASPEDWQTLLKLLGLDTVGSDRLDQINRLTPIPTPVLQ